From Solea senegalensis isolate Sse05_10M linkage group LG19, IFAPA_SoseM_1, whole genome shotgun sequence, the proteins below share one genomic window:
- the scaf1 gene encoding splicing factor, arginine/serine-rich 19 yields MDLSSPTSFKRRPTAPSTRSPPLCSPSVSLSSPSSGPPSPLSASSSICARSSVHQNHVKGLILGKEVAKVSSTSASLAVQSLHICTPNTTCTNCCPHTSVQPIQDSEKEGGKRDMYDPFHPTEGDKEARLRGEEREGEKYDPFDPTNSPASDIDDDFGKVRGVTREGERDEEEKEEDPPDSTDTLNDLPSPCLVTQLPLGRRVGCRTTKAGEQRDSADSDHSEIEEGEIVGAVDRDRSTKRATGEILPLNSPTVSFFASKPERILRVLDGDGFVSVCAEGSWEVDQEPEDEPVVGVEDLRRKLVSKRKERYMSFPASSSLSPQQPPPPSHPSVSPTSPPLTPPEEKSTQNHKSKSSKDQDKQKSKDRKAGEKEERRKKRRKEKEEACEKSKEKERGHTTGKEVKGRRSSRSSSRKRRKRRHSSPDASQSRNSSSRGGNTRRSFSSLSEERHREKDRDKNRERDRHRDRERGRERDREREREQSHSHRRDERDQGSSSRKEREKGKCNSSSRERVILKRSKRSTENRECDRDRQHERDWRRDGRPVVPPSIQDLNGSDLFAIKRTITVTTTTTTTTVPGSPRLAPTSPCRPTQDSDKHHKRKKKRKWHSAREAEERGSCRSQSRSVSPPMYHGYESDRYSDKLDIDVLSLDGEALDSDYPSLEDTPPAALPPEPPVPSPKSKTIPKSGRHHPKKKSRTLKKIGQSESHSSSNTAKNKCLSSLMVTSESASVSSGVSSAKRAKKVGKDKEREKGSRKDLNRSGKSKKENGSSRKGKLQSKVSVLVREGVSSTTGASVGSGKLGMDLLGSGGAGGGSGGSVVGGSIAVVFCRDNESRSPFLKPCSEPLSLTGRNKDLSSIGKRSSLAAPPSSLSGPTVLKSKKTKPSSITSTSSSASSPSLTLATKRRRRLAKKTREKGVAAGLPTVDGSQTNAMSEGWGGASSEVQSPVGDGSKTVSPHTGQAVPAPCSSSSSSSSSTSVLPPSSSPPHTPPPSIPPSRDTRDSSPDSQTVDSSCKTPDPSFLAEDCPSQTSPTLPTSSPSSLSTPQGTGLSIALSTSTVKPPPPDDASKSLLSPSCTSSSAGCGLTSLSLPPSSSDPSSSVSSSSVSKPPPPPAAPALPWSLQAGVDCATGGVLALTALLFKMEEANITSRAKAQEFIQATNQILSQANQSQSHDPSSLAASSSQIPPPPPVPPPPGLSPTQFILHSALPLVGCTKTPPSHLHPSMQTPPPMMSVGLSGVTGSSGDTGWDIETKDPDKYLKKLHTQERAVEEVKLAIKPYYQRKDINKDEYKDILRKAVHKICHSRTGEINPVKVSNLVKLYVQRYKYFRKHGRKMDDEERSERESGVLHSSAL; encoded by the exons ATGGACTTAAGTTCACCAACAAGCTTCAAAAGGAGGCCTACTGCCCCCTCTACCAGGAGTCCTCCTCTCTGTTCACCTTCTGTATCTTTATCTTCTCCATCATCTGGTCCACCGTCACCCTTGTCTGCTTCCTCCTCTATATGTGCCAGGTCATCAGTTCATCAGAACCATGTAAAAGGCCTTATCCTGGGGAAAGAGGTCGCCAAGGTTTCCTCCACTTCTGCCTCTCTGGCAGTGCAATCTCTCCACATTTGTACACCCAACACCACCTGTACGAATTGCTGCCCTCACACTTCAGTGCAGCCAATTCAAGACTCTGAAAAAGAGGGTGGAAAAAGGGATATGTATGATCCTTTCCATCCCACTGAGGGAGACAAGGAGGCAAGGTTGAGGGGggaggaaagagaaggagagaaatatGACCCCTTTGACCCTACTAATTCTCCTGCATCAGACATTGATGATGACTTTGGCAAAGTTAGGGGGGTGACacgagagggtgagagagatgaggaggagaaagaggaagaccCTCCAGATTCCACTGACACTTTGAATGATCTGCCAAGTCCCTGTCTGGTAACCCAGCTCCCTTTGGGCAGGAGAGTGGGTTGTCGAACCACCAAGGCTGGAGAACAGAGGGACAGTGCTGATTCTGATCACTCCGAGATAGAAGAGGGGGAAATAGTGGGGGCTGTTGACCGAGATAGAAGTACTAAGAGAGCAACTGGAGAAATCCTCCCTCTGAATTCTCCTACTGTCTCATTCTTTGCTTCAAAGCCAGAGCGAATCCTACGGGTGCTGGATGGGGATggctttgtgtctgtgtgtgccgAAGGCAGCTGGGAGGTGGACCAGGAACCAGAGGATGAGCCTGTGGTGGGAGTGGAGGATCTCAGAAGGAAGCTGGTCAGCAAGAGAAAGGAAAGATACATGTCCTTTCCTGCCTCTTCTTCGCTCTCTCCTCAGCAACCACCACCTCCCTCTCATCCTTCAGTTTCTCcaacctctcctcctctcacaccTCCTGAAGAGAAAAGCACCCAGAACCACAAGTCCAAAAGTTCCAaagaccaagacaaacaaaaaagcaaggACAGAAAGGCAGGTGAAAAGGAGgaaaggagaaagaagagaagaaaggaaaaagaggagGCTTGTGAGAAGAGCAAAGAGAAGGAGCGAGGGCACACAACGGGAAAAGAGGTTAAGggaaggaggagcagcaggagcagcagccgTAAGAGGAGGAAAAGACGTCATAGCAGTCCCGATGCGTCACAATCTCGCAACTCTTCAAGCAGAGGGGGAAACACAAGACGCTCTTTTTCAAGCCTATCTGAAGAAAGGCATCGAGAGAAAGACAGggataaaaacagagaaagggATAGAcatagagatagagagaggggaagagaaagagacagggagagagagagggaacagaGTCATAGCCATAGAAGAGATGAAAGAGATCAAGGTTCTAGCTctagaaaagagagggagaagggaaAATGCAATTcaagcagcagagagagggtAATTTTAAAGAGGTCTAAAAGAAGCACGGAAAACAGGGAATGTGATAGAGATAGGCAGCATGAGAGGGACTGGCGGCGGGATGGTCGTCCTGTTGTCCCACCATCTATCCAAGATCTCAATGGGTCTGACCTCTTTGCCATCAAGCGAACCATCACTgtcaccacaaccacaaccaccaccactgtACCTGGGTCCCCAAGACTCGCACCAACCTCCCCCTGCCGACCCACACAGGACTCTGATAAGCAccacaagaggaagaagaagcgaAAATGGCACTCAgccagagaggcagaggagcgGGGAAGTTGCCGCAGCCAGTCACGATCAGTCTCGCCTCCCATGTATCATGGCTATGAGTCAGACCGTTATTCAGACAAATTGGACATTGACGTATTGTCTTTGGATGGTGAGGCTTTGGACTCAGACTATCCATCTTTGGAAGATACACCACCTGCTGCCTTGCCCCCAGAACCACCTGTTCCCAGCCCAAAATCGAAAACCATCCCAAAATCTGGAAGGCATCACCCAAAAAAGAAGTCCCGCACGTTAAAGAAAATTGGCCAGTCTGAATCCCATTCGTCTTCCAACACGGCCAAAAACAAATGCCTCTCCTCACTGATGGTCACTTCAGAATCTGCCTCTGTCTCCTCTGGTGTTTCCTCGGCAAAGCGAGCCAAGAAAGTGGGAAAGGACAAAGAGCGGGAAAAAGGCAGTAGAAAGGATTTAAATCGCTCCGGCAAGtccaagaaagaaaatggcagcAGTCGTAAGGGGAAGCTTCAGTCCAAAGTGTCAGTGCTGGTGCGTGAGGGTGTGAGCAGCACCACAGGAGCTTCTGTTGGCTCTGGAAAGCTTGGCATGGACCTTCTAGGGTCAGGAGGTGCAGGGGGAGGTTCTGGAGGCTCTGTGGTTGGTGGCTCCATAGCAGTAGTTTTCTGCAGGGACAATGAGAGCAGGTCTCCGTTCCTCAAACCATGCTCAGAGCCACTGTCACTGACTGGGCGTAACAAAGATCTGTCCAGTATCGGGAAACGAAGCAGCCTTGCTGCACCACCGTCCTCATTGTCCGGTCCCACAGTGTtgaaatccaaaaaaacaaaaccaagctCCATCACATCCACgtcttcctcagcctcctcaccCTCTTTAACTTTGGCAACTAAGCGTCGCCGTCGCCTGGCCAAGAAGACGAGAGAAAAAGGAGTGGCTGCAGGTTTACCAACTGTAGATGGCAGTCAGACCAATGCCATGTCTGAGGGCTGGGGTGGAGCCTCGTCAGAGGTTCAGTCACCTGTTGGAGATGGGAGCAAGACAGTCAGTCCACATACAGGCCAAGCTGTTCCTGCACcctgttcttcctcctcttcctcctcctcctccactagTGTGCTCCcgccctcttcctctccaccaCACACCCCTCCACCATCTATACCTCCCTCGCGGGACACAAGGGATTCTTCGCCAGACTCTCAGACAGTAGACAGCAGCTGTAAGACTCCGGACCCTTCTTTCCTAGCTGAGGACTGTCCGTCTCAGACCAGCCCCACACTCCCAACATCCAGTCCATCAAGTCTGTCCACCCCCCAGGGAACTGGCCTCAGCATTGCCTTGTCCACATCCACGGTCAAACCACCTCCTCCAGATGATGCCTCCAAATCTCTGCTCTCACCATCTTGCACGTCCTCCTCGGCAGGCTGTGGTCTCACCTCTCTGTCGCTGCCTCCGTCTTCATCGGACCCTTCCTCTTCTGTATCCTCGTCATCTGTCAGTaagcctcctccacctccagcagCACCTGCTCTTCCCTGGAGTCTGCAGGCTGGAGTGGACTGTGCAACTGGAGGTGTTCTAGCAT TGACGGCTCTGCTTTTTAAAATGGAGGAAGCAAATATCACCAGCAGAGCCAAAGCGCAAGAGTTTATTCAAGCAACTAACCAG ATCCTCTCACAGGCCAATCAGAGCCAGTCCCATGATCCTTCATCCTTAgctgcctcctcctcacagATCCCGCCTCCTCCCCCTGTCCCTCCTCCCCCTGGGCTGAGCCCGACACAGTTCATCCTTCACAGCGCCCTCCCGTTGGTCGGCTGCACCAAAACCCCACCTTCTCACCTGCACCCCTCGATGCAGACTCCACCCCCCATGATGTCTGTGGGCCTATCGGGAGTGACTGGAAGCTCTGGTGACACTGGATGGGACATTGAGACCAAAGACCCGGATAAG TACCTGAAGAAACTGCACACACAGGAGCGTGcagtggaggaggtgaagcTCGCCATCAAACCATATTATCAGCGCAAAGACATCAACAAGGATGAATACAAAGACATCCTCAGGAAAGCTGTGCATAAG ATCTGCCACAGCCGCACTGGAGAAATAAACCCAGTCAAAGTCAGCAACCTTGTAAAACTCTACGTCCAACGCTATAAGTACTTCAGGAAACACGGACGCAAGATGGATGATGAAGAAAGGAGCGAGAGGGAGTCAGGAGTGCTGCACTCCTCCGCCTTGTAG